ATTTTTAAACTGGTATAAGGTTCATCTGTCAGATCCTCCTTAGAAATTGTACCGAAGGATTCACCATTAATATACAGTTCTAAGGTTCCGTTTTGGTTCCGCTGAATATAGGCGTTCTGAGCGGTGATTGTAATGGTTTCTCCGGTATTGCCAAAAGGCGGATCATACGCCGGCTGAAGTATCACAAGATAAGAAAGAAAAAAAAGGAGAATGGCAAAAATGTTGGAGAGGATTGTTTGTTTTCGCTTCTTACGAGTATCCATAGAAAGCACCAGATGAAATCTCTGCCCAATAAAGCCGCCCGCTTCCGGTTTCATAAGGGCGGCTGTGTTGATAGAAGCTCTTTGTTTTGTATTTTTCAGCTGCATTGCAGCATGCAGAATAGCCTCCAAATAACCGATTCGTTCCCGGGCATTCAAATTCTGCGAGATTGAGACATCACAGCGCAGCTCCAGCAAATTTTCAAGCTCGCGCTGAAAAATATATAGCACAGGATTCCACCAGAACACGGCGGTGAGAAGCAGATAGAAAATTTTAATGAATAAGTCGTGATTTTTAAAGTGCTGATATTCATGCCTTAGAATGAATTCCAATTCTTCATCGGTTGCGGTAAGCTGCGGCATATAAATATAGGCCTTGAAAAAGCCCGTAACTTTTGGGACATCCACTTCAGGGGAAACCATTATTTTTGCTTTATGGAGCCGAAGCCTGCGGGCGACACGTTCTACCTGTTCGTCCGATACACAGCGGTAGCTCATTAACTTTTTTCTTTCATCCCTATATACAATCAGGCTTTTGAAAAGGAAGAGGATACTCCCCGCCCCCCATACAACTCCCAGAAACACATTCATTTGAGTGGAAGAAAGCCAATCTAAGAGTGATGGCAGAATACGATATGAAACAATAACAAATGCAAACGTAAAATCCAACGGGAGAAACAGACGAACGATACTGAGCAAAGTCAGCAAAAGAAGAAGGGCAATGCCGTTGTTTTTTAAAAAACCGGTATTGCGGCGAAAAATTGCAATGATTACGATTGCAGCATTAAAAAACACCACTGCACTAATCAATGAATATACACTGATTCCCATCCCCTTACTTTAATTCCTCCTTTTTCTTTTCAATCATTCTTTCAAGCTCCAACAGAGTGTCCATTGTTATGCTCTCATCTCTAAAAAGCGCTGAGAAGAACGTAGTAGAATTGACTTTTCTTGCAGCATCAGACAAAAACTCCGCATAAAAATCTTCCTGTGAAATGCTCGGTTCAAAAGTGCGGCCAAATCCTTTTCCAGCGCGAATAAAACCGGCTTCACGGATTGCCTCTTTTCGTAATAAGCTATTTAGAAGAATATGAATTGAACTATCTTTCCAGGTTTTATCCGGTGGAGATAAGTCGACAATTTCTGTACGCGATAAAGGCCGCCCTTCTTTCCAGAGAACATCCATTATTTCTGTTTCGTTTTTAGTAAGTTCCATTGAATCACCCCTATTATTTTAAATAATATAATTATAATCTCATATAAGTCAACTATTTTCTATAATTTTTAAATCAATATTGCTCTTTTCATAAAATGCGGAACAAAGGAAGAGAACGAAAAGTACAGGTTAACCTATACTTTTCGTTCTCTCTTCGAATTACATAACCACGGCAAATTTTCACTCACTGGCCTCTAAATCCAGTTTACCGCTGGCCTTTGGAACGGCAATGCGGCGCAGGTAGCCGGGCACGCGCTCGCCGCCGAGGCGCTCTGAGAGGAGTTTTTCCATATTGCCGCCGGAATTCCCCAGTAAATCTGCAAGAAGCTTCGCAGCGTTGTCAACGGACGGAATCTCCTGAAAGCGAACCAGAATGCGTTCCCCGCTGAAAATAAATTTCATCACGCGGGTATTCGGCGTTTCAAGGAAAGAGAGGTACAGCTTTAAAACCGGCCGGCCATCCTCGTCGCGGGTCAGGCGCGCCATATTTCCAGTAACATAAAATTCTCCGTTGATGTTCAGCACGCTGCGTCGCGGCTCACCGTCCAGCCCGGCACGAATGGTCTGCCTTTCGGTTCCGTCTGAAAACTCGATCGTGCAAAAATCGGGTGCGAACGCGAACGATACCCGCTGAATCGCGGGAAGAAAACTGTCCTTTTCCACAGAGAAGATAAACGGCAGAATCGTTCCATATGGGTTTTCCAGCATATAAGAACGGCCGTTGATCCATTTGGCGTCCGCACTGAGCTGCGGTACGGAACGCTGCGGAAACAGTGCATATTCCACCCGTTCCAACAGCGTGCGCCGCCTGCGCACCGGGATGGTATCTGGAAACAACGCAAGCGAAGTCTCTGTCTTTTTCAGAGAGCGCGCAGCTCCTAAATTCTCCGGAAGCGGAAACGCGGAAAAGCCCTCACTACTTCCGAAATACTTCTGGATTACTTCGGCGCTTTTATCCACAAACAGGCCATGGCTGCCGCTTGTAATCGCAATCACCGCATCGATTTGCGGGATCACAACCACATACTGGCCGAACACACCGTTAAACTGGTAGGCCCCCGGAATGGGAAACTCCCACAGGTGGTAGCCGTAGGCTGTTTCATGCTCGCCCATCAGGGTACGCATTCCCATATCCGTCGATTCCGCAATCCACTGCTCCGAGAGCAGATGACGAGGCTCACCATCTACCGTCCACAGGCCTTTTTGCAGATACAGCTGGCCCAGCTTCGCCATATCCTCGGGCCGCAGGAACAAGCCCCAGCCGCCCTTTTCAACCCCCATAGGGCAGCGCTCCCACACCACATGGTCGATGCCGAGCGGCTCAAACAGGCGGGGCTGAAGATAATCCACCAGCCCCTGCCCTGTTTTTCGCTGAATCAGCGCGCTGAGAAGGTAGGAATTCATGCTGTTGTACGTGAATTTTTCACCGGGCTCATACGCGCAGTCCGACGCAAGGTAGGACCTGAGCCAATCGCGTTCAAACACGCTGTTCGCCTCGTTAAATCGAATGCCGGACGTCATGTTCAGCAGGTGGCGCACAGTAATCTGCTCCACCCTGCGTTTCCGAAAGGGCACAGGCGGCATTTTATCTGAAAATAGCTCGGCAATCCGGTCATCCAGCGTAAACAGGCCTTCTTCGACCGCCATGCCTACCGCCATCGCAGTGACGGATTTCGAGAGCGAATACACCATCTGCGCATAAATGCCCGAATAGGGCCTCCAATGCGCCTGTGCGATCAGCTTGCCGTGGCGCAGGATCACAATGCTGTGCACCTTGATGTCCGGGCAAGCGTCCAGTTCACGAAGAAAACGCTCCAGATACGCCGAAGAAACCCCTTGGGTCTCCGGCGTAGAACGCGGCAAGGGCCGGCGGGAAAGCCCTGCGGGATACCGCGGCTTTTCCGGAACAAACGGACCCGGCGAAAGATGGCGCAGCTCGCCGCGCATCCCTTTTCGCACCGCATCCACGGCCTTAAACTGCGCTCTCAAATCAATCATAAGGGGAGCTCCTCCAGACGGCGGCGAACCATATCCAGCGCAAAGGAAGCCGCCGTGTATCTGTAATAGCCGCGGGGACGGCGATGACTGAATACCTTTACCTTGCGCACCACGGTACCGGCTTTGTCACAGAGCCCCACATAGATCAGCCCGACGGGCTTTTCTTCGGTGCCGCCGTCCGGCCCGGCGATGCCGGTAATGCCGATACCGATGTCGCTGCCAGCCTTTTTGCGCACACCCTCGGCCATGGCGGCCGCAACCTCTTCGCTCACCGCTCCATGGTGTTCGAGCAGTTCTTCCGGAACGTCGAGCAGCAGAGTTTTAATGCGGTTTGCATAGGTGACCGCGCCCATTTCAAACACCTGGGAAGAACCGGGAATATCCGTAATCCGCTTGGCAAGGAGCCCGCCGGAGCAAGATTCCGCCGTCGCAATTGTCATTTTTCTTTCACTCAGAAGATTCACCGCTAACTGTTCGAGGCTGTCTACATTAATGCCGTACACGCAGTCGCCAATCCGCTCGCGAATGCGCTCCGCAACGGGGCGGCACATCTCCTCCGCCTTCTCCGCACTCTCCGCCTTTGCGGTGACGCGAACATACATTTCGCCTTCCTTCGCATACGTTGCCACCGTGGGGTTCGCGGCATCCGTCATGTCGGAGAGCATCTCCGCCACGGCGCCCTCGCCCTGACCGAACACATGCACATTCATTGAAAAAATACTTGCATTTTCCCGCTTCATTAAAAACGGAATTCCGTAATTTTGCAGCATGGGAACCAGCTCTGAGGGGGGCCCGGGGAACATCATAATGATTTTCCCCTCTTTGGTTTCCACCGCGCAGCCCGGCGCGGTGCCACGGTCGTTCAGCAGAACGGTAGAGCCCTCCGGCAGCATCGCCTGCTTCATTTGATTCTGGCCCATATATCTGCCGTTAAAATGCTCCTTCAGGCGCTGCAGACTCTCTTCGTGCAGTACCAAACGCGCACCGGCACATTCAGCGATGGCCTCTTTCGTCAGGTCGTCCTCCGTCGGGCCAAGGCCCCCTGTGGTGATGACCAGATCACTGCGTTCGAGCGCGCAGGTGAGCGCATCCTTCAGGCGGCCGTTGTTATCTCCCACCGTACAGGAAAACATCATATCGATTCCCAGCTCGGACAAAGCCCGCGCCACATAGGAAGCATCGGTATTAATGACCTGACCGAGCAGAAGCTCGGTTCCTACTGATATGATTTCCGCTTTCATACTATTGGCATCTCCTTATTCTCCTGAATGAAAAAATCCGATTTTAGTCAATTTGATTTGCGAAATACATTCGTCGATCAGCGCGTCGGCATCAAGCTGCTGCTCTGCCTGCTCTACAAAATAGAGGTTTGGCTTCGTACGGGGGTGCTTTGGCGTAAACACCGTGCAGCAATCCTCGAACGGCTGAATCGAAATTTCAAAGGTATCAATTTTGCGGGAAATCGCGATGATCTCCGTTTTATCCATACCGATCAGCGGACGAAACACCGGCATATTCACGGCCGCTTCGGTACAGGCGATGGCCCGCATTGTCTGGCTGGCCACCTGCCCCAGGCTCTCGCCGGTAAT
Above is a window of Faecalispora anaeroviscerum DNA encoding:
- a CDS encoding M56 family metallopeptidase, with protein sequence MGISVYSLISAVVFFNAAIVIIAIFRRNTGFLKNNGIALLLLLTLLSIVRLFLPLDFTFAFVIVSYRILPSLLDWLSSTQMNVFLGVVWGAGSILFLFKSLIVYRDERKKLMSYRCVSDEQVERVARRLRLHKAKIMVSPEVDVPKVTGFFKAYIYMPQLTATDEELEFILRHEYQHFKNHDLFIKIFYLLLTAVFWWNPVLYIFQRELENLLELRCDVSISQNLNARERIGYLEAILHAAMQLKNTKQRASINTAALMKPEAGGFIGQRFHLVLSMDTRKKRKQTILSNIFAILLFFLSYLVILQPAYDPPFGNTGETITITAQNAYIQRNQNGTLELYINGESFGTISKEDLTDEPYTSLKIIQK
- a CDS encoding BlaI/MecI/CopY family transcriptional regulator, whose protein sequence is MELTKNETEIMDVLWKEGRPLSRTEIVDLSPPDKTWKDSSIHILLNSLLRKEAIREAGFIRAGKGFGRTFEPSISQEDFYAEFLSDAARKVNSTTFFSALFRDESITMDTLLELERMIEKKKEELK
- a CDS encoding serine hydrolase domain-containing protein, producing the protein MIDLRAQFKAVDAVRKGMRGELRHLSPGPFVPEKPRYPAGLSRRPLPRSTPETQGVSSAYLERFLRELDACPDIKVHSIVILRHGKLIAQAHWRPYSGIYAQMVYSLSKSVTAMAVGMAVEEGLFTLDDRIAELFSDKMPPVPFRKRRVEQITVRHLLNMTSGIRFNEANSVFERDWLRSYLASDCAYEPGEKFTYNSMNSYLLSALIQRKTGQGLVDYLQPRLFEPLGIDHVVWERCPMGVEKGGWGLFLRPEDMAKLGQLYLQKGLWTVDGEPRHLLSEQWIAESTDMGMRTLMGEHETAYGYHLWEFPIPGAYQFNGVFGQYVVVIPQIDAVIAITSGSHGLFVDKSAEVIQKYFGSSEGFSAFPLPENLGAARSLKKTETSLALFPDTIPVRRRRTLLERVEYALFPQRSVPQLSADAKWINGRSYMLENPYGTILPFIFSVEKDSFLPAIQRVSFAFAPDFCTIEFSDGTERQTIRAGLDGEPRRSVLNINGEFYVTGNMARLTRDEDGRPVLKLYLSFLETPNTRVMKFIFSGERILVRFQEIPSVDNAAKLLADLLGNSGGNMEKLLSERLGGERVPGYLRRIAVPKASGKLDLEASE
- a CDS encoding competence/damage-inducible protein A encodes the protein MKAEIISVGTELLLGQVINTDASYVARALSELGIDMMFSCTVGDNNGRLKDALTCALERSDLVITTGGLGPTEDDLTKEAIAECAGARLVLHEESLQRLKEHFNGRYMGQNQMKQAMLPEGSTVLLNDRGTAPGCAVETKEGKIIMMFPGPPSELVPMLQNYGIPFLMKRENASIFSMNVHVFGQGEGAVAEMLSDMTDAANPTVATYAKEGEMYVRVTAKAESAEKAEEMCRPVAERIRERIGDCVYGINVDSLEQLAVNLLSERKMTIATAESCSGGLLAKRITDIPGSSQVFEMGAVTYANRIKTLLLDVPEELLEHHGAVSEEVAAAMAEGVRKKAGSDIGIGITGIAGPDGGTEEKPVGLIYVGLCDKAGTVVRKVKVFSHRRPRGYYRYTAASFALDMVRRRLEELPL